One genomic window of Branchiostoma floridae strain S238N-H82 chromosome 4, Bfl_VNyyK, whole genome shotgun sequence includes the following:
- the LOC118413103 gene encoding zinc transporter ZIP1-like: protein MDLIAVQLLTLTALLVSCLGFSLLPLVLAWRASKPSSALSNILRPDVIGKVNCFVGGVFLATCFLHLLAETREDIEATFQRDRIVVEYPITELVACIGFFIVHLVETLTHRCLPHGHGHGHSPSQDVGGGQPSSNLVGEEGTTRPSARYGAIQLDKGTGNPSAQGTGSPNSPADLHDNAPSGGRNLQTLLLLIALTVHGTFEGVAIGVQTKQSALLWLFFVVALHKSFLALSLGMSVATGNLSLPLKVVTCVVFSLSGPVGQGIGLLVTDADGGGLATDILQGLATGTLLHVAFMEVLSKELKPGDLLGLLCSVIGFSILAGLTALPGS from the coding sequence ATGGATCTGATTGCCGTACAGCTTCTGACCCTCACGGCACTTCTAGTGTCATGTTTGGGGTTCTCCTTGCTGCCCCTGGTTCTGGCGTGGAGGGCATCCAAGCCGTCGTCAGCATTAAGCAATATTCTGAGGCCCGATGTTATTGGCAAGGTGAACTGCTTCGTAGGGGGAGTTTTCCTTGCCACGTGTTTTCTTCACTTGCTTGCAGAAACGAGGGAGGACATTGAGGCCACCTTTCAGCGAGACAGGATTGTTGTGGAGTACCCCATAACCGAACTGGTGGCATGCATTGGGTTTTTCATCGTTCATCTGGTGGAAACTTTGACACATCGCTGTTTGcctcatggtcatggtcatggtcatagTCCTTCTCAAGATGTGGGTGGGGGCCAACCATCGTCCAACCTAGTCGGCGAGGAGGGCACTACTCGTCCATCGGCAAGATATGGAGCCATCCAACTGGACAAAGGGACAGGCAATCCGTCGGCACAAGGGACTGGGTCACCAAACAGTCCTGCGGACTTACATGACAATGCGCCGAGCGGGGGAAGAAACCTGCAAACACTCCTGCTTCTGATCGCCTTAACCGTTCACGGGACGTTTGAAGGTGTTGCAATCGGTGTCCAGACCAAACAGTCAGCTCTTCTGTGGCTGTTCTTCGTAGTTGCCCTCCACAAGAGCTTCTTGGCCCTCAGTCTTGGGATGAGCGTCGCAACCGGTAACCTGTCACTTCCATTAAAGGTCGTCACCTGCGTGGTCTTCAGTCTATCCGGTCCTGTAGGACAAGGCATCGGTCTCCTGGTCACGGACGCGGACGGCGGCGGTCTCGCCACCGACATTCTACAGGGGCTGGCTACGGGAACACTGCTACATGTCGCTTTTATGGAGGTTCTTTCCAAAGAACTGAAACCAGGTGATCTGCTGGGTTTGCTGTGTTCCGTCATTGGGTTCTCTATCCTCGCGGGACTGACTGCCTTGCCGGGATCATGA
- the LOC118414276 gene encoding GTPase IMAP family member 8-like, which translates to MAEEENDNELNFNKNHSADSEQADGQVTSDDDISKKSCDPIPVESKTPTNLPSASNLPATSSPSGEPTITFDDGISLLSCLLVGCKGNGKSHTGNTILGQEAFRVTRKGGTEKSSLGSSSLEVDGVSRKVTVVDTPGVSQEMTESEFEELVRAVKMVPEGFNSICLVWDYYNSERNEDKEVQVFQSLHRLFGDGLYDHLVILVTHAQEEDISEFRNELPKAMEETAKKANHIVAIENKPGKDSSGNKEQVNRILGVLKSMSIRYIESDLSQNCQINNGRKLNITIIGKTGVGKSHTGNTIIGKNTFKVGDIASSITTVCASGDREKEDREIEVLDTPGVFSTDNHDLKEIAQQLCRIVTRFGDEGLHALVVVISSRVRFTESETKAINIFQHLFGNRFVDYAIILVTGKDNLRGMSESEFLSAPESLRTILKQCGERCVFFDNTTRDETLKRQQLVKLIQMIDEIVIENGGPYTDDLFQEGKRYMEEILEETKRQHPTWSLIQQELEAKRKVAEMDHSGVNLFKTIKNIISSWFFPDRRGSLGSSDSTAV; encoded by the coding sequence atggcagaagaagaaaatgataatgaattgAATTTTAATAAAAACCATTCTGCAGACTCTGAACAAGCAGATGGCCAAGTGACAAGTGATGATGACATTTCTAAGAAGAGCTGTGACCCAATCCCTGTGGAGTCCAAAACTCCCACAAATCTGCCATCAGCATCCAATCTTCCTGCCACAAGCTCTCCTTCTGGTGAGCCAACTATCACTTTTGATGATGGTATTTCCCTTCTGTCGTGTCTGTTAGTAGGTTGTAAGGGCAATGGCAAGAGCCACACAGGCAACACCATCCTGGGACAGGAGGCCTTCAGAGTCACCAGGAAAGGAGGAACAGAGAAGTCCAGCCTGGGCAGCAGCAGCCTTGAGGTTGATGGAGTCAGCAGGAAGGTGACAGTAGTTGACACCCCCGGAGTCTCCCAGGAGATGACAGAGTCAGAGTTTGAGGAGCTGGTTCGAGCTGTGAAGATGGTTCCTGAGGGCTTTAATTCCATCTGTCTGGTCTGGGACTACTACAACTCTGAGAGGAATGAAGACAAGGAGGTCCAAGTGTTCCAGTCCCTCCACAGGCTGTTTGGTGATGGGCTGTACGATCATCTTGTCATCCTGGTCACTCATGCTCAGGAGGAGGACATTTCAGAATTCAGGAATGAACTTCCTAAAGCCATGGAGGAAACTGCAAAAAAGGCAAATCACATAGTTGCAATTGAAAATAAGCCTGGCAAGGATTCATCAGGAAATAAGGAACAGGTTAACAGAATCTTGGGTGTGCTTAAGAGTATGTCAATAAGGTACATAGAGTCAGACTTGTCTCAAAATTGTCAAATCAACAATGGACGAAAGCTAAACATCACCATCATAGGTAAAACTGGAGTTGGTAAAAGTCATACAGGGAATACCATTATTGGTAAAAACACTTTCAAAGTAGGAGACATTGCATCCTCTATAACAACTGTATGTGCCTCTGGTGATAGAGAGAAGGAAGACAGAGAAATAGAAGTGTTGGATACACCAGGGGTATTTTCCACTGATAACCATGACTTGAAGGAGATCGCACAACAGTTGTGTAGAATTGTGACACGATTTGGTGATGAGGGCCTTCATGCACTTGTGGTTGTTATAAGCAGCAGAGTCAGATTTACAGAGTCTGAAACCAAAGCAATTAACATCTTTCAACACTTGTTTGGCAACAGGTTTGTAGACTATGCTATTATCCTAGTTACTGGAAAAGACAACCTGAGAGGAATGAGCGAAAGTGAGTTTCTGTCAGCTCCAGAGAGTTTGAGAACAATCTTAAAACAGTGTGGGGAAAGATGTGTCTTCTTCGACAATACAACTAGGGATGAGACACTTAAAAGACAACAGCTAGTTAAGCTCATCCAAATGATTGATGAAATAGTGATTGAAAACGGGGGGCCATACACTGATGATCTCTTCCAAGAGGGGAAAAGATATATGGAAGAAATCCTTGAAGAAACAAAGAGACAACACCCTACTTGGTCTCTGATACAACAAGAGCTTGAAGCCAAACGGAAAGTGGCAGAAATGGACCACTCAGGGGTTAATTTGTTCAAAACAATCAAGAACATTATATCATCATGGTTCTTTCCCGATCGTCGAGGATCTCTGGGAAGTTCTGATAGTACTGCTGTTTAG
- the LOC118413104 gene encoding piggyBac transposable element-derived protein 4-like → MRLQSQLCDVTVWAGGQKFHCHQAVLAASSGHFHSIFVQGVLCFPKKPTNETLDLSFISAEVFSIILDYIYTANIHCPTGIVADVLQAAKTLEIEPLTTQLPAFVGGATPISGLNNTSVPSVSVEKPPPSSITSSVGGSKLNVPNSLAEMLSEQEENTDQPAGQSAMEDVVVKQVEDAEFSQILDSMMSETESKSENGVGNLVDYFGAADTSDDSGDEGDQEEEQEESSSDNSDDDDDDDDNDDDNNKDGADSHGVWMPIIKEDPGPDPIPFTAVPGIKHPPPQDSKPIDYFNLFFTANIVAKIVYETNRYAQQWIVAHRDYLLEKQRSVVHQWQKIGQTTAEEFRAFLGVALNMGLVKKSTMSSYWDRAHKCQATPWFTEHFSRDRFELLLKFLHFNNIARQPPPADPAHKLYKIKPIVEHFNRVFLHHYHPGMDISINESSMGFRDQAPHPTQFKAQKRHAKFGKKLWCVCDSLTGYTSFFEVYTGRDSAAPADPHGSMYAMVMRLMTACDFLHCGHHVGIDNFLSCPDLFFDLYKQGTTATGTVRSDRKGLPQPAVNQKIKNNQTAERRKGPLLCVVYKDGSKFKQPVVLLSTAVAGGSQAVVTQKGRQVQRPKVVVKFSKAVGGVDLGDATLTNLSDRRTMKWTNKVFFAIFGRAVLNSFVLYDQHSSDNPKLSRHQFMLQLVESLAGSYFPPNAVRPPRRTPSQIRQDREMPNVQGASAQVESGTAGGPGGQHWPRKLPKGRLRNCVAGHPTRTRSSYECPACNVGLCIKCFPTYHER, encoded by the exons ATGCGGCTGCAGAGTCAGCTGTGTGACGTGACCGTGTGGGCAGGCGGACAGAAGTTCCACTGTCACCAGGCCGTCCTGGCCGCCAGCAGCGGACACTTCCACAGCATCTTTGTACAG GGAGTGCTCTGCTTCCCCAAGAAACCCACAAACGAAACCCTGGACCTGAGCTTTATCTCCGCAGAGGTCTTCTCCATCATACTGGACTACATCTACACGGCGAACATCCACTGTCCCACCGGGATCGTGGCGGACGTTCTCCAGGCCGCGAAAACGCTGGAAATAGAACCGTTGACGACGCAGCTACCCGCGTTTGTGGGAGGTGCCACACCGATAAGTGGCTTGAACAATACCAGTGTACCCAGTGTGAGTGTGGAGAAACCCCCTCCCTCCAGCATAACGTCTAGTGTGGGAGGATCAAAACTGAATGTTCCAAATTCCTTGGCGGAGATGTTGAGTGAGCAAGAGGAAAACACGGACCAGCCAGCCGGCCAAAGTGCGATGGAAGATGTGGTTGTCAAACAAG TTGAGGATGCTGAGTTCAGTCAAATTTTGGACTCGATGATGAGTGAAACGGAGTCCAAGAGCGAAAATGGTGTCGGCAATTTGGTGGACTATTTTGGGGCTGCCGACACGAGCGATGACTCTGGCGATGAAGGCGATCAGGAAGAAGAGCAGGAAG AATCAAGCAGTgacaacagtgatgatgatgacgacgatgatgataatgatgatgacaacaaTAAGGATGGTGCAGACTCTCATGGTGTTTGGATGCCAATCATAAAGGAAGACCCTGGTCCTGATCCGATCCCTTTCACTGCAGTTCCAGGCATCAAGCACCCTCCCCCTCAGGACTCCAAACCCATTGATTACTTCAATCTCTTCTTCACGGCAAACATTGTCGCTAAGATTGTCTACGAGACCAATCGTTACGCCCAGCAGTGGATCGTTGCGCACCGGGACTACCTTCTTGAGAAACAGCGCTCCGTCGTTCACCAGTGGCAAAAGATTGGCCAAACTACAGCAGAGGAGTTCAGGGCATTTCTGGGAGTTGCTCTGAACATGGGGCTGGTGAAGAAGTCCACCATGAGCAGCTACTGGGACAGGGCTCACAAGTGCCAGGCAACGCCGTGGTTCACTGAGCATTTTTCGAGGGATCGCTTTGAATTACTCCTAAAATTCCTTCACTTCAACAACATTGCTAGGCAGCCTCCCCCTGCTGACCCAGCACACAAGCTGTACAAGATAAAGCCCATTGTGGAGCACTTCAACAGGGTCTTCCTCCACCACTACCATCCTGGCATGGACATTTCAATCAATGAGAGCTCAATGGGATTCAGAGACCAAGCACCCCATCCGACCCAGTTCAAGGCCCAGAAGCGCCATGCCAAGTTTGGAAAGAAGCTGTGGTGCGTGTGTGACAGCCTGACTGGCTACACCTCCTTCTTTGAGGTTTACACGGGAAGGGATTCGGCAGCGCCTGCTGACCCCCACGGGTCGATGTACGCCATGGTGATGAGACTGATGACTGCCTGTGACTTCCTTCACTGCGGACACCACGTTGGAATAGACAACTTCCTCTCCTGTCCTGATCTCTTTTTTGACCTGTACAAGCAGGGGACAACGGCTACTGGAACAGTCAGGTCGGACAGAAAGGGCCTGCcccaaccagctgtcaaccagaAGATTAAAAACAACCAGACTGCCGAGCGACGCAAAGGGCCCCTCCTCTGTGTGGTGTACAAGGATGGGAGTAAGTTTAAACAGCCAGTTGTCCTCCTGAGCACCGCTGTCGCCGGGGGATCCCAAGCTGTTGTTACACAGAAGGGTAGGCAGGTGCAAAGGCCCAAGGTGGTCGTCAAGTTCAGCAAGGCGGTAGGAGGTGTCGACTTGGGCGATGCCACGCTCACGAATCTCTCAGATAGGCGGACCATGAAATGGACCAACAAGGTGTTCTTCGCGATCTTTGGGAGGGCTGTGCTGAACAGTTTTGTCCTGTATGACCAGCACAGCTCCGATAACCCCAAGCTCAGCAGACACCAGTTCATGTTGCAGCTTGTGGAGAGTCTTGCAGGCAGCTACTTCCCACCCAACGCTGTGCGCCCACCGCGCCGTACACCAAGCCAGATCAGACAGGACAGGGAAATGCCAAATGTGCAAGGAGCTTCTGCCCAGGTCGAGTCTGGTACTGCAGGAGGCCCAGGTGGCCAACATTGGCCCAGGAAGCTGCCGAAGGGCAGGCTGAGAAACTGTGTGGCAGGTCACCCGACCAGGACCAGAAGCTCGTATGAATGCCCAGCCTGTAATGTGGGGCTCTGCATCAAGTGCTTTCCTACTTATCACGAAAGATAA
- the LOC118412795 gene encoding uncharacterized protein LOC118412795: protein MASGQNGDTGVRKYFNVVVDLVKHDWQQLGHHLGVKYSDITTIEKNRLGDATAGCRDVLEKWVGIKGKAATLSVLKQALIDSKHKDAADELPDPHPLQHHLAANTTQQMPVLSIITDIFVKVEERVETAKDIRKFGKAQKRIIRSTQYRLTDQTIRLIKKLKDQIKTVDDLLNLSKGVRDIQEVYGIKVHNVEKGSVIFNVGCFDLNSLGKLWFEHRNGKLAITLRESMLTKEIIQLMGDDIFIETTIDPDHWKWSLDYLIRGGHTGAPAEHPVFTTRRQPITMATTPLDALHLSTNKLHSTMRAMKQLSPIWQVAWQKARENKDLERKLKDQTHKAMETREVQGDRTTTSLQQLSPAQQPGETRQKDIKEHESSAVPTSTQQQTSVLLLGCKGNGKSHTGNIILGREAFRVTRKGGTGKSSLCSSSYLQEDGVTREVTVVDTPGVSQEMTESEFEELVRAVKMVPEGFNSICLVWDYNNSERNEDKEVQVFQSLHRLFGDGLYKHLIILVTHAQQEDIPEFIKGLPVNMKQIADKAKTVIAIDNRRKGETSCQLLLFPTSDTKYTSSNLSKECQIPPNADLHMVLIGKTGVGKSSTGNSIIGEDVFKVATVAATVTTKCNFHIRTLKDVGSKLAILDTPGLFATVNKEEIQKISEELCKIPTVFHDGIHALILVISGMSRFTEEDDNALKNIQRVFGEGFLDHTVVLITGKDSLKSSKEEYLASAPQTLSDILKKCQERCIFFDNVTMDATVRRKQLAKLITMAQEAVKRRKGPYTGQGPNETLFLEGAKVIDWIITKLFKVMAKDVQGPKEFVREEVENPTPKHANFLRSESLVDRARQYAASNEHEYYETSIAKSLFQTIQRIFLL from the exons ATGGCATCTGGACAAAATGGAGACACTG GAGTAAGAAAATACTTCAACGTTGTTGTGGACCTTGTCAAACATGACTGGCAACAGCTCGGTCACCATCTTGGGGTAAAATATTCAGACATAACTACAATAGAGAAAAACAGACTGGGAGACGCAACAGCGGGATGCAGAGATGTCCTTGAAAAGTGGGTGGGAATAAAAGGAAAGGCAGCAACTCTTTCAGTCTTAAAGCAAGCACTCATTGATTCAAAACATAAGGATGCTGCTGACGAACTGCCAG ATCCACATCCACTTCAACATCATCTTGCTGCaaatacaacacaacaaatgCCAGTTCTGTCAATCATTACAGACATatttgtcaaagttgaagagCGGGTGGAGACTGCTAAGGACATAAGGAAGTTTGGAAAAGCACAAAAAAGAATCATAAGATCAACACAGTACAGGTTGACAGATCAAACTATTCGATTGATAAAGAAGCTTAAGGATCAAATCAAAACTGTTGATGATCTTCTTAATCTTTCAAAAGGAGTCAGAGATATACAGGAAGTATATGGTATCAAAGTCCATAATGTAGAGAAAGGTAGTGTTATCTTCAATGTAGGCTGTTTTGATTTGAATAGTTTGGGCAAGCTTTGGTTTGAGCACAGGAATGGCAAGTTGGCCATCACATTACGAGAATCTATGCTTACCAAAGAGATCATACAGCTGATGGGTGACGACATCTTCATCGAGACAACCATTGATCCTGACCACTGGAAGTGGTCTCTTGACTACCTCATCAGGGGTGGACATACTGGTG CACCAGCAGAGCATCCAGTCTTCACCACAAGAAGGCAACCAATAACGATGGCAACTACACCGTTGGATGCACTTCACCTCAGTACAAACAAGCTGCACTCTACCATGAGGGCCATGAAGCAACTCAGTCCCATCTGGCAAGTGGCATGGCAGAAGGCAAGAGAAAACAAGGATCTAGAGAGAAAGCTCAAGGACCAAACACACAAGGCCATGGAAACAAGAGAGGTCCAAGGAGACAGAACCACCACATCCCTACAGCAACTTTCTCCAGCACAACAACCGGGAGAAACAAGACAGAAGGACATCAAGGAGCACGAAAGCAGTGCAGTTCCCACTTCTACACAGCAACAAACTTCAGTCCTACTTCTAGGCTGTAAGGGTAATGGCAAGAGCCACACAGGAAACATCATCCTGGGACGGGAGGCCTTCAGAGTCACCAGGAAAGGAGGAACAGGAAAGTCCAGTCTGTGCAGCAGTAGCTACCTTCAGGAAGATGGAGTTACCAGAGAAGTGACAGTAGTCGACACCCCTGGAGTCTCCCAGGAGATGACAGAGTCTGAGTTTGAGGAGCTGGTTCGAGCTGTGAAGATGGTTCCTGAGGGCTTTAATTCCATCTGTCTGGTCTGGGACTACAACAACTCTGAGAGGAATGAAGACAAGGAGGTCCAAGTGTTCCAGTCCCTCCACAGGCTGTTTGGTGATGGACTGTACAAGCATCTTATCATCCTGGTCACACATGCTCAGCAGGAGGACATTCCAGAGTTCATCAAGGGTCTGCCGGTCAACATGAAGCAAATCGCTGACAAGGCAAAGACTGTGATTGCAATAGATAACAGACGTAAAGGAGAAACATCATGTCAGCTGTTGCTTTTTCCTACCTCTGACACAAAGTACACTTCTTCAAACCTCTCCAAAGAGTGCCAAATCCCCCCAAATGCTGATCTACACATGGTGCTCATAGGCAAAACTGGAGTGGGGAAGAGTTCTACAGGGAACAGCATCATTGGTGAAGATGTTTTCAAAGTTGCAACAGTGGCTGCAACAGTCACAACAAAGTGTAACTTCCACATAAGAACACTGAAGGATGTTGGTAGCAAACTAGCTATATTAGACACACCAGGACTGTTTGCTACAGTAAACAAGGAAGAGATACAGAAAATATCTGAGGAGCTCTGCAAAATACCAACTGTATTCCATGATGGTATCCATGCACTAATCCTGGTAATAAGCGGCATGTCAAGGTTTACAGAGGAAGATGACAATGCACTCAAGAATATCCAGCGTGTCTTTGGAGAGGGGTTTCTGGACCACACTGTAGTACTGATAACTGGGAAAGATAGTCTGAAAAGTAGCAAGGAGGAGTACCTGGCATCAGCACCACAAACACTAAGTGACATTTTAAAGAAGTGCCAGGAACGCTGCATCTTCTTTGACAACGTCACAATGGATGCAACAGTACGTCGCAAGCAGCTGGCAAAGCTGATCACAATGGCCCAAGAAGCTGTAAAGAGGAGGAAGGGTCCATACACCGGACAAGGACCCAATGAGACACTCTTTCTGGAAGGTGCAAAGGTCATTGATTGGATCATTACAAAACTCTTTAAGGTAATGGCAAAGGATGTCCAAGGTCCAAAAGAATTCGTCAGAGAAGAGGTGGAGAATCCCACACCCAAGCATGCTAACTTCCTGAGATCGGAGAGCCTAGTAGACAGGGCAAGGCAATATGCAGCAAGTAATGAGCATGAATATTATGAAACAAGCATTGCCAAATCACTCTTTCAAACAATACAGCGCATCTTCTTGCTCTAG